A region of Ochotona princeps isolate mOchPri1 chromosome 2, mOchPri1.hap1, whole genome shotgun sequence DNA encodes the following proteins:
- the LOC101517877 gene encoding putative vomeronasal receptor-like protein 4, producing the protein MQRNAKSPLVLLKNVYFFQAGIGMLANVFLLLFHIFTTHLVHRLRPTDMITCHLAFVHLMMLLITLDILSEDMLRSMNFANELRCKLLLYLSKVMRGLSLSTTCLLSIIQVITISPSSFYLSRFKYKLTKHVAIAFFCILSLNLSSNSYLIIYTVVYSNRTNLLNVNKYCSLSSMNSMIMTLFFILALSQNVFFVGIMLFSSMYMVIFLCRHQRKSEYLHSMSISPRFSPAKRATCTVLLLVSFFVIMYSVDSIISSFAYALWKYEPSALDIQGLLGNIYATVSPLVLISSDKRIIGILQKMIAMLRVWTC; encoded by the coding sequence ATGCAGAGAAATGCGAAGTCTCCACTTGTGttattaaaaaatgtgtattttttccaagctGGCATTGGAATGTTAGCCAatgtcttcctccttcttttccacATCTTCACAACCCATCTGGTTCATAGACTTAGGCCCACGGACATGATAACCTGCCACTTGGCTTTTGTCCACCTCATGATGCTACTTATTACACTGGATATATTATCTGAAGACATGTTAAGATCAATGAATTTTGCAAATGAGTTAAGGTGTAAGCTCTTGTTGTACTTGAGTAAGGTGATGAGGGGTCTTTCCCTTTCCACTACCTGCCTCCTGAGCATCATTCAGgtcatcaccatcagtcccagctccttctacttgtcaagatttaaatataaactcacaaaacatgttgccattgctttcttctgtattttgtcCCTCAACCTGTCTTCCAATAGCTACCTGATCATCTACACTGTAGTTTATTCCAACAGGACCAATCTACTCAATGTCAATAAATACTGCTCACTTTCTTCAATGAACTCCATGATTATGACACTGTTTTTCATACTTGCATTGTCCCAGAATGTCTTCTTTGTAGGAATAATGCTGTTCTCCAGCATGTACATGgtgatttttttatgtaggcatcagaggaagtctgagtacctTCACAGCATGAGCATTTCCCCAAGATTCTCTCCAGCAAAAAGGGCCACTTGTACGGTCCTGTTGCTTGTaagtttctttgtgattatgtactCTGTGGATAGCATCATCTCATCCTTTGCTTATGCATTGTGGAAATATGAGCCATCTGCACTGGATATTCAAGGTCTATTGGGAAATATTTATGCCACTGTGAGTCCTTTGGTGCTTATTAGTTCTGATAAAAGAATAATTGGCATTCTGCAAAAAATGATTGCTATGTTAAGAGTCTGGACATGTTAA